The stretch of DNA AGCATGTGAAAAATCCAAGTAAGGGGATGCCAGTTGGCGGAATAGAATGATGTGAAAGCCCAATTAAGATTCTCTAAGCTTATCCCTGTCCTGACGTGCTCATTTAAAAGCACATATGGCTTATCATCGAAAACAAAATCGTGTCCCAGAACTCGACAGAAAACAGCCCCAGTTGCAAATGTCAGAATTAGACCAATGGCAATTGAAAGTCTGTTCGCATGCAGATGCATCACCCTCCGGAATCAGCAATTCGCTCATAAATGTAAATATCGTGTTGCTCAGGTAGTCCGCGGCCGTCCGCATCCCTATCCCAAAGATACAAAGTAAACTCCGGAGAGAGTATATCAATAATGCCAACTGTATGATAATTGTTCATAAGCTGATTTACAAACCAGCCGAATACTATATTGGCCGATCCCCTAGCAATACGCCATGAACTTTGCATATTAAAGAAAATTAAATACTTTTGCTTTGTTCTACCAAGAAGCCGAATCATGTCACGCTACACATCTCTACAGCATATTTTTGGACTCCCATGAGCGGGTATGTGTAAATATAAGGCACGGCTGAACGACGATGTGCATAGAAGGGTATCTGTGGTTCAGATCCAAATACTACAATTCTGTCCCTTTCAGTAGTATGCCTCCGGATATACTTGGCTATCTCTATTGATTCTGGAAACGGGCTGTGCCCGTAAACAGCTCTGCAAAGCATACGACCGTCTGTTTTAAACAAAAGATCCTCCTGCGTGTAAAGACCATAGTTTGATGCGAATATAAAAATAATGACGGGTATAAAACCGAGCGATGGGACTTTCGATTCTCTCAATACACGATTTATTGAGACGACGCTTCTAGCAACGAATAACGAGGCTGCGGGTAGCAAAAGTATGAAGTAATGCTGGCGAAAGTAGAGACCTGGACAACCAGCTAGGAATGAAAATACCAGCAAACCCACAAGAAACGCCGCATGCTCACGGGATTTCCTATCCCAAATAAACGCCGTCAGCCCAAATGCCGACAGAAACCATAGAGGCAAAACTGGTACCCCTATAACTTCGGCCGTTAGATTGAAATTCTCGATTCCGAAAGGAAGTGTGGTCAAGCTTGTATATTCGCTTGCATACTTAACCGTCCAGAACCAAAACTTTTCAAAAACCCCCACCGCCAAGAGTATAGCGCACGTAACAACGTAGGGAACTGCAACCCCAACCGCCAGTAACCCTTCTGCATTAAGTAGCCTTGGCAACACAACTGAACGATTACTTAATCGAAGGTAGAAAGTATAAAGAATAGCAAAGATTGCAAAAAACATCCCATGCTGCTTAACAATAATCGCAAAACCAAAAAGCAAGCCGCTTAAGAAGAACATCGATGGCCGCCCTTTTGTGTAGGCTTTCAACAAAAGAAGCAAACCACCAACTGCAGGCAGTATGACAAAATGCTCAGAGTTGGCCCACAAACTTTGTATCCACGGGCTTATGGAGAACATAGCAAAGCTAATCCCTGAAATGACCCCAGCACACTCGCCCATCAAACGCTTGCCAACAAAGTAAATAAGAATAATAGTAGCAACATTTACGCCCAGAAGACCAAGGTGAATCCCAGCTATCGTCTGGCCAAAGAGTAGCATGATTAGCGCGTAGACAACATAGATTCCAGGCAACTTCATACTGTATGCCAGAAGGTAGGGCAGTACTCCATCAAGCATGAGTTGTGCCATATAGGCATATTCGCCTTCGTCCCTCTCCAATGGAACACCTAGAAATCGGATTCGGACTATAATGATAAGCGCTATTGTAAGGAGAAGCGCTCCGCGAAGAACCCAAATGTAATGCCACTTAAGCTTTTCTCGCAAGTTTTTCAAACGCATGTTTTCTAATTATGCTTCGAAAAATTGCACTTTCTGCACTATTGCGACTGAGGGGAATTAAAATTCAAAAAAAGCATTTATATTTGTTGCGTGGCAAGTCTAACACGAGGTTTGACGCGGTGTCAACACGGGCTAGAATTAATCTGCTCACTTTGGTTGACCCTCATCATAGCCTATGCTATACTTTTTCAAGAATTTTTAAAGATACTTTGGCGGCAAACAAGAATCAAAATGAATGTTGGGTTAATAATATTGCCCTGGCGATTTTTTAGCGTAGATTACATCTGGCCCGTTGTGGATGTAATTGTAGTCGCCTTTGTCATTTACAAGCTAATGATGCTTGTAAAAGGCACGCGCGCATGGCAGATAATGTGGGGATTAGGAATATTCTTCCTCTTAGTTTTTATAAGCGACTACCTCCACCTCCGAGCACTCAACTGGATACTTAGAGTATTTGTCCCCTTGGGCCCGGTTGCGCTTGTAATCCTCTTTTTTCCAGAGCTTCGCCATGCCCTTGAGGAAATTGGCCGGCTAAAATTTCTAGGCCACGGTTTCCATGCTCTAGGGCGAGAAGACATCATGGACTTCGTTGATCAACTTAGCAAGGCTATTGCCGAGATGTCAAGGACCAAAACAGGCGCACTTATTGTAATAGAACGTGACGTTGGCCTTGACAACATTATTGCAACTGGCAACAAGCTTGATTCGGCTGTTTCCGCTGAGCTTCTGAAGACAATATTTCATCCCGGCAGTCCGCTCCACGATGGGGCGGTTATAATCCGAGGCAACCGAATCGTTGCTGCGAGCTGTACGCTTCCTCTTAGCGACAATCCAAGGTTTGGTACGATGATTCATACCAGACACAAAGCAGCTCTAGGGGTCGCTGAGGAGAGCGACGCAATCGTATTGGTTGTTTCGGAAGAGACGGGAACAATTTCTTATGCAGCAGAAGGAGAGCTTCTCCGCGGGTTGAGCCCTGAACAGGTCCGCGCAAAGCTTATTGAAGCGTTCCAACTTACCCCAGAAGACGAGAGGAGGTTCAGGCTCGGGCGAACGGTCTCAAACGCATTCTTAAAAGTGCGCATTGGGAGCACGCCAGGCGAGCGGAGAAACCCATGATTAGGCACAACTTCCCATACAAACTACTTGCCTTGGGTATAGCGCTCGTCATATGGTTCTATGCCAACAAGGGATACAACCCAAACGTCTCCAAAGAACTATCCGGCATTCCGCTGGCAGTCCGCAAGGTCGAACCAGGCCTAATTGTTACCAGCAAACCTGCTACAATCAAGGTCATCCTCGAAGGTCCTCGCGAGCATGTCGACGCAATAGCTGCAGACCCAGAGGAAATACAAGTGCACGTCAGCGCCCGAGGGAAGGGAGAAGGCAAGCATAAGTTACCAGTAATTGTTACTCCCCCCCAAGGCTATGCTGGGCTAGTGCGGGGCACAGCCGTTCCCAGCGAAGTCTTCATCACCCTCGTCCGTGAGGCTCGACGGGTTATGAAAGCGGAGGTTGATTTTGCCGGCAGTCCCCCCGTAGGCTTTCGTTTTGGCGCTCCCTCATTTACGCCTGCTAAGGTAGTTGTTCGGGGAATGCCCGAGCTCGTAAACCGCATAAGCCGCCTAACCGCAACTGTGCAACCAGGAGAACTAAGAGAGGGAATCATAGAGGGAGACTATCTATTAATTGCGCGGGACAGCAACGACCGCGAGATTCGCGGAATTGATATATCGCCAAGCAAAGTTCACCTTCGACTTAGTTTAGAGAAAGTCCCTGCTAGTCGCATGGTATTTGTATGCCCCACAATTGTTGGACGCCCCCCTTTCCCTTACAAAGTAAGCAACATTGACGTCCAACCGCAGACAGTAGCACTGAATGGCCGGCCGGAGCATTTGATGCGTATAAGCACGGTGGGAACTGAGACGCTAAACCTCTCAAATCGTACTCGGTCTTTTACTCAGCGTCTCAAGATAGTGCCTCCCCCAGGAACTTCCATCTCGAATGGAAGCAGAGTTCAAGTTAGCGTCCAAATTGCCTTAATTCAGCCTGAGGCGCCAAGCTCTCCGCCCAAACCCAATAACGAACCGCAGTGACCAAGCATATAGCAAGCAGAACTCAAGGAATTATGCTGCCTTATCCTGCGATTCCTCCTCAAAACCTTCTGTGGAGAGTTCGTTCAGAAACGCCTCAACAACCTTGGGATCAAACTGGGTGCCACTGTTATTCTTCAACACCTCAATTGCTTTGCTTATGGAAAACCCTTTCCTGTATGGCCGGTTCGAAGTTAAGGCATCGAAAGCATCTGCGACAGCGATTATGCGCGCAAAAAGGGGTATTTCTTCCTGAGCAAGCCCTGAAGGATATCCTGTTCCATCATAACGTTCATGGTGATATAGAATTCCCGGCAGTATCAAATCAAGATTTTGCGAGCCGCGGATGATAGAACCGCCTAACTGCGGATGTGCCCTGACAAGTTTAAGCTCATCTTCCGTAAGACTTGCCGGTTTTTCAAGCACACAGTCCGGCACGCCAATTTTCCCGATATCGTGAAGTCGGGCAGCCATATGTAGTAGCTCCAACTGCTCATTATCTAGCCCAAAATGCTTGCCAATCAGCAAAGCATACCTGCTGACATTTTCCGAGTGGTTTCGCGTATATGGGTCTCGGGCATCTATGGCTGCAGCCAAGACCTTAATCGCACTTCCTGTCGGGTCTTGCAAGAACATAGAGACATGAGAAGGATCACTTGCACGCATCCCACTGCCGGCTTTGTAAGCACATATTCGGTCACGCCCAAGTCGCTTTGCCTGATAAAGCGCCGAATCCGCCGCCATTATCAAACCCATTTTCTCCTGGCTGTGGTGCGGGTATACAGCTATCCCTATGCTTACCGTCAAGCTTATTGCTTGGTTCTCGGCATCCCCTATCAATTCTTTGGTAAGCTTAAACGCGTGTGCGGATACAGCTTTTCTAATCCTCTCGGCAGTTTTCAAAGCACCGAGCAATCCTTCCCCAGGTAGTATAATGGCAAACTCCTCACCACCATATCTAGCTGCAATGTCCTTTTCATGTAGATTTCGCTTAATTAAGCCAGCTATCTGGCGGAGGATATCATCACCAGCCATATGTCCCAGCGAATCATTAATCAACTTGAACCTGTCAATATCAAGCATCAGCAGAGCAAGTTCGTCCGATTGCTGCTTGGCATGGTCAATCTCTTCTTGCAACCTTGCTTGAAAGTAACCATGGTTGTAAAGCCCAGTTAGATAGTCCAAATTAATTTGTGAAAGCATTTCTTCCTTATGTTCGAGCAATCGCAGAATTTCATTGAAAGCACTAGCAACCTGACCTATTTCATCGCACCTATGGTCATCCGTAAACCTTGCCAACCCTCCTTTGACCACAGCATGCAAACGACTGACAAACTGCGTGATTGGACGAAAGATAATCGCTGAGAATATTGAGGCCAGCATGATGGAAAATATAACGGATGTTAACAAAAAAATGCACCCATACGCCTCATTTGGGCCAGCTCACTTTCAAGCTGGCTGGCAGACATTTCTACTCCCACGACGCCCACCAGCTGGCCCGAGCCGTCCAGTATTGGCGCATATCCGGATATCCAATTACCCCAGGGGGCATGCTTGACCTTCGCAACGGATGACGGGCGCAAAAGCGCTTCCCTCAGTTCTGGTAGTTGCGATGCGTCAAAGTTGTCGCCGATGTGGCGAACAAGCTTTGGGTCTTGCTCCGTGCCCACGAGAAATTTCCATATCTCGAGATTCTTGCTCGGATGCAGTATATAGATACGTCTTACCTCGGGATTTGCAGCTCTAAAGCGGACTAATAGTTTCTTTGTTTGCCTGTATGCTTGTGTATCTTCGTCTCCGCGCTCACGAAGAAGCTCAAGCTCTTCTGCGTTAATTTGTAGGGCAATGCTGCTCGCAAAAAATGCAGGCCTTTCGCATATCTCATCGAAGAGTGTTTGGCGAGCATAGTAGTAAAATGCACAAATACCGCTTGTGCCCACCAATATTACCAGACAGGCAACAAGAGCGCACAGCTTCCAACGCCAAGATGATTGGCCTGACGCTTTTGCTTTTTGAATACCAATTTTCCGCATAACTTACTATTAATAATTGGCAATAATAAGCTTGCTCTTGAGTTTTAATTTGTGGGGATTTTTGCGAAGGCATACTCTACTTAAACTCTAAGATTTCAGCCTTTAGGCTACCCATTGTCTTTACAGTATCGAACATTGCGCCGGTATCGCCTTCTGCTAGCTTGATGTGCGTTGCGTCCACAAAGTCAGATGGAAGCGTCGGGTCAATTGGTATCCACTCGCCTACGTAACTCTCCGCCCAAGCATGGTAGAAAAACCCACCCTTCCAATGCACTAGACCAGCCACGAGTTTGGTAGGAATTCCAACGGCTCGTGCGAGAGCCGCATAAAGTATGGCGTAATCACGGCAAACACCGGTTTTCGTATGAAGCACATCCAGAGATGACCTGACAATTCCGATATTCCCTTTCGATTGCATGTTAGCATGAACCCATGACCTTAAGCGAGCAGCAGCAAGATAGGCATTCTTTTCGTTGCCTATGATATCTTTAGCCGTCTGCCGGATTTCAGAGTTTGTGGGTTGGACATAGGGGCTGTCACCAAGATACTTCTCCAGATTCGGATTCTGAATAGGCAAGTTAGGTGCATTCGCTGGAACGAAGTCGGAAGAAGCGATCTCATACTCAGCCGACGGCTTTTCGCCAGAGGCATAAGTCACCTTCTGACGCTTATCGCTAATTGCCAGCGATTTGTCGGACAGCCCAATCAACCTTACCTTCATATATCTTACCTGCCGCGGATTTGGGATATCGGTTGTGGTTGGCGCCGACGTCATAACTGCAAGATCTGCGGGAGGTGTGTAGGCTCCTCCAATATTTTGCGCAACCTCTTGGGGTTCGCGGAGCATCACCATCCCCATTAGGGCGGTTACTTTCAGAACCTCGCCATTTTCATCTTGCCAACATGTCATTTCGCCCAAGGGTGTTAGGTTTTTTACGACAAAGGCATCATGGACCTTATCACCCAGCTTAAGCTCCTCTTTTCGCAATACTTCAATCTGAAGATCGTCGAGCATTAAGCTGATGGGATTGAAACACTTAACTGTCATTTTGTCGCCAATTTTTAGCTTCATCATGGCCGGGAAGAACGTGGAATCTCCAACTAGTTGACTTCCTTTCGGAATTGGAATCGTTTTTGTGCTCTTTTCGCCTTCTGATAAAAGCTCAGCCAAAACTTCCTTTTCGCTAAACTTTGCAGTAACCTTGGTAGTATGGCCGCCTGACGACATGTCAAATAATTGATAAATTGGCGCAAACTCTTTATTAAGGTAGATGGTAGTCTCCATAATGATTTCTACTGGCTCGCCCAGAGAAAGGAGGCGTGTAAAGCTTGTGCTTTCTAGCTTATAGCCCTCCTTACCCTGAAACTTTGCCTTGTCAATCGCAAACCTTGCATAACCAATCTTAGTATCGCCAAGATAGATTCCCATCCATGTTTCGCTCGGTATCTGTTGGCCATTAGCCGGTGCATGCGAGATAATTGCCGCCGACACCATTACTGTAGCCGCTTTTATGATTACTTTTGCCATGCTAAACCTACTAAACACTTTTGTCACACTCCATGAAAATTTCCGCTCCACATATTTGTAAGAGGAAATTTTATCCGCCACGCGCTACTTTCAGCCTGGTCAGCGCTCTTTTAAGTGCCGCCTCGGCACGGGCATAGTCAACTCCACGTGCGCGCTCCTTGAGGCGCTCCTCAGCACGCCGTTTGGCAGCTTCCGCGCGGGCAACGTCAATCTCTTCTGCACGCTCTGCCGAATCAGCTAAGATTCGGACGATATTTTTGCGGACTTCTATAAAACCCCCAGAGACCGCAAGGCGCATCACATTACCATCTTGTTGGTGAACCACCGCCTCGCCAATATCAAGCTCAGCAACCAGCGGGGCATGGTCTGCCAGAATTCCAAGGGAGCCTTCGATGCCCGGAACGACCAAGGAAACTGCGTCCACCTGCAGAACTACTCGCTCAGGGGTTGCTATTTCAAGTTTAAACGTTTTTTGCGGCATAATCGCACCAAGTATAATTGATGAGATACTAATGTATTTTAGCGACTATCTACCACCAGGCAAGGGTGAGCGAAAATATCTCTTAAGCTGCTTCCTTTATTTGCTTAGCTTTTTCCACCGCCTCATCTATGCCGCCGACCATATAAAATGCCTGCTCTGGGAGATCATCGTGCTTGCCTTCGATGATCTCCTTGAATCCTCTTATGGTTTCGCTGAGTGTTACATAGCGACCCGGCTGTCCTGTAAACTGCTCTGCAACAAAGTTTGGTTGTGATAGGAAAAGTTGGATTCGCCGCGCTCGATGGACCACTAACTTATCTTCCTCTGAGAGTTCCTCGATGCCAAGAATGGCAATGATGTCCTGCAGTTCTCTATATCTTTGGAGTGTTGCCTGAACGCTTCGAGCAACTGAGTAGTGTTCTTCGCCAACAATTCTAGGGTCAAGGATACGAGATGTCGAAACCAATGGGTCAACAGCGGGATAAATTCCCATTTCCACTATTCGACGTTCAAGGTAGGTTGTCGCATCCAGATGCGCAAATGTAGTTGCTGGTGCAGGGTCGGTGGGGTCATCTGCGGGCACATAGATAGCTTGAATCGAAGTGATGGATCCTCTCTTAGTTGAAGTAATTCGTTCTTCAAGCGCCCCAAGCTCAGTTGCAAGAGTCGGTTGGTAGCCAACAGCAGAAGGCATCCGCCCAAGAAGAGCTGAGACTTCCGAACCAGCCTGAACAAATCGGAAGATGTTATCAATAAAGAGCAAAACATCCTGTCTCAGCTCATCCCGAAAGTATTCAGCCATGCTAAGCGCCGAAAGCCCAACCCTGAGTCGGGCACCTGGCGGCTCGTTCATTTGCCCGAATACCATGGTCGTTTTCTCGATAACGCCTGACTCCTTCATTTCAAGCCATAGGTCGTTTCCCTCACGAGTACGCTCTCCAATTCCTGCAAACACTGAATAGCCGCCATGCTCAGTGGCAATATTCCTAATAAGCTCCATGATAAGAACAGTTTTGCCTACGCCTGCGCCACCGAACAGACCCACTTTTCCTCCTTTGGCATATGGGCAAAGAAGATCAATAACCTTTAGACCGGTTTCGAACTGCTCGGTAACAGTGCTTTGTTCCTCTAGCGAAGGAGCAGGACGGTGAATTGGATACCGTTTTTCAGTCTTCACAGGACCGGCGTTATCTATCGGCTCACCCAGGAGGTTGAATACTCGCCCAAGCGTCTCCTTCCCCACCGGAACTGTTATTGGACCGCCTGTGTCAATTGCTTTCATGCCGCGAACAAGCCCGTCAGTGCTTGCCATGGCTATGCATCTGACAACCTCGTTCCCGAGCATCTGTGCAGCTTCGACAGTCAAATTAATATTTCTGCTCTCGTCAACTATCTTGATTGCATTTAGAATTTCTGGAAGCTGGCCAATTGGAAATCTTATATCAACTACCGGCCCAATTACTTCGATAACTTGTCCTTCTGCCATGTCCTGAGCTCTCCATCCTAAGGGGCAAGTTTTATGTTCTCTTACGTAGAAATATGTCTCCTGCCTATTTTACTGCCTCCGCGCTACTAACAATCTCAGTAAGCTCTTTGGTGATTGCAGCTTGCCGAGCACGGTTATATTGCACGGTCAAATCGCTTATCATATCCTCGGCATTGTCCGTTGCCAAGGTCATAGCCGTCATTCTCGCCGCATGCTCGCTCGCCAGCGACTCAAGCATTGCCTGATAGATTTGATTATTTACATAGCGGGGCAGCAGACTAGCGAAAAGCGCTCCTGGGAGCGGCTCAAATATGTATTCTATCTGCTCTTGCCGCTCATCGCTAGACTGCGGCCGCACAGGCAACAACTGCAATTCAGTCACTTGCTGTTTTATAGCGCTGAAAAACCTGGTGTGCACAATGTACACAACGTCAACCTGCTTTGTTTCAAACAAGCTCATTATCTCTCGGCCAATCTGCCGGGCCTCGGCGAAAGTAATCTCAGATGTTGGCATTGGTAAGAAGGACGCGATGTCATAGCCACGCTTGACATAGTAGACATTTGCCCGGCGGCCAACTATGACAAGCTTGACATGCTCTTTGCCATATGGCTTTATCAGGGTGTCAACCTTGCGGATGACATTCGTGCTATATCCGCCTGCCATACCTCTGTCTGAGGTTATCACCAACACCCCTATATTCACCGGCTCGCGAACCTCTAAAAGAGGATGACTAATCTGCGCTCCAACTGCTGAAAGGTCCATAATTAGACTGTGCATTTCTCGAGCATAAGGGCGCCCCTCTGCAACTTTCGATTGGACGCGCTGCAAACGAGCTGCAGAAACAAGCTTCAATGCTTTGGTTATTTGCTGTACATTTCGAATCGTCTTGATTCGCCGTCGGATTTCGCGAATTCCTGCCATTCTATTTGCTTATCTCCGCCTTGAACTCGGCTTTGAATTCTTCAATTGCCTTCTTTAGTAGGTCCTCGGTAGCTTTGCTGAGCTCACCAGTTTTAGCGATTTGCCTACCGACATCAGGATACCTACCATTCATGAAAATATGGAACTCTTTCTCAAACTGCTTGACGGCCTCCAGAGGAACATCGTCCAGGTAACCATTATTTGCAACATAAATAATCATTACCTGGTGTTCGACTGGCATTGGCTCATATTGGGGTTGCTTGAGGATTTCTGTGAGCCGCGCGCCGCGGGCAAGTTGTTCTTGCGTAGCCTTGTCGAGGTCTGTAGCAAATTGTGCAAATGCTTGCACTTCACGATATCTCGCAAGATCTAATCTCAATCGGCCCGCCACCTGCTTCATAGCCTTAATCTGGGCGTTTCCGCCAACCCTAGAAACAGACACACCAACGTTGATGGCCGGCCTAACGCCCGCATAGAAGAGGTCAGCTTCAAGGAATATCTGGCCGTCGGTGATGGATATTACGTTAGTCGGAATGTATGCCGATATGTCACCCGCTTGCGTTTCAATTACAGGAATTGCTGTCAGCGAGCCACCACCAAGCTCATCGTTAAGCTTCGCGGCACGCTCCAGGAGTCTTGCATGTAGGTAAAATACATCCCCTGGATAAGCCTCACGGCCCGGTGGGCGTCTTAGAAGAAGAGAGATTTGCCTATATGCCTGGGCGTGCTTTGAAAGGTCATCATAAAATACGACGGCATGCCTTCCTGTGTCGCGAAACTCCTCGCCCATTGCGCATCCGGCATATGGTGCAAGATACTGAAGCGGCGCTGGGTCGCTTGCAGTTGCGCTTACAACTGTGGTGTACTCCATCGCGCCGAAATCCTCAAGAGTTTTCACAACTTGAGCGACAGTTGAAAGCTTCTGTCCGATTGCAACGTAGATACAGTAGATGTCCTTATCCTTTTGATTGATGATTGTATCAACTATGATTGCCGTCTTCCCAGTCTGCCGGTCGCCGATTATTAGCTCTCTTTGCCCTCTTCCAATAGGAACCATGCTATCAATAGCCTTCAAACCAGTTTGGAGAGGTTCCTTTACTGGTCGGCGGTCAACAACACCAGGTGCCCGAGCTTCCACATGGCGGAACTTATCGGTCACAATTGGCCCCTTGTCATCAAGCGGCTGGCCTAGCGCATTCACAACGCGCCCCTTCAGCGCATCGCCCACAGGAACCTGAACGATTTTGCCAGTTCGCTTGGCCACGTCACCTTCTTTTATTTCGATATCCGAGCCCAAAATGATACAGCCAACATTGTCTTCCTCGAGATTAAAAATCATCCCAAAGACGCCATTTTGGAACTCGATTAACTCGCCTGCCATGGCGTCGCTTAAACCATAAAGGCGAGCAATTCCATCGCCAACCTGAAGAACGGTGCCAACGCCGACCTCTTTCAGCTCTTTGCTATAAGCTCCCAGCTCCTTTTCAAGGATAGAAGTTACCTCTTCAGGTCTTATTGTTATGTCCATCTAACACTCCCGTTTCGTTTATCTACCTAGCATTTGATTTCTCAGCGACTCTAGGTAGCCTTTGACACTGCCATCAATTACTGTGTCGCCAATTCGTAGAACCAACCCACCAATTAGTGTTGGGTCTTCGTGAAGCTCTAGCTCAACCTGCTTACCCGTAAACACCTCCAGCTTCGCTCGAAGCGCCGACTTCTCATCCGAAGTAAGCGGCAATGCACTCGTCACCTGAACTAGGACGATGCCACGGTAGTCGTTGGCAAGCTTTACATACTCCTTCTCAACCTCGGTTAATATGCGTTCTCGACGTTTTTCGATTACAAGGCCAAGAAAATTAAGCGTGAGTTCCTGAACCCTCCCACTAAATATATCCCTCACTATTTCTTTCTTGTGCTCAATCGGGATAAGCGGTTGCTCTAGGACCTCCGTCAGTTGAGACACACTCTCCAGCGAGTAAGTAACCAATCCAAGATCGCTTTCCACTAAGTCTATACTATCAGAGGCCTTTGCCGCTTCAAACAAAGCAGCCGCATATCGTTTTGCAAGAACCGTCAGCTTCATTTTTTGGCTTCCAGCTTTTCAATGAAATCACTCACAAGCTTTCTATGGCGTTCCTCATCCAGGGCTTCTCCAATAACTTTGCCGGCTGCAGTAAGAGATATGTTTACCACTTCTTCTCTGAGTTGGGCGAGTATTTTCTCGCGCTCCCGAGCAAGGTCCTCTTGCCCTCGCTGAAGGATGCTTTCCGCACGACTTCGCGCTTCAGCTAGGATTTCCTCTTTAGCGGCGTTTGCCTCTCTTACAGCTGCCTGCACTCGCGATCGTGCCTCCGCTTCTATGCCAGCCATGCGCTGTTCGAACTCGGCCCGCAGCTGTTCAGCCTTTGCCCGCTCTTCATTAGCATTATCAATTGCCAGCTTAATCTGCCTTTGGCGCTCATCAAGAAAAGCAAGAACAGGACGAAACAGGTAACGAGCTAGTACTATCCACAAGAGGATAAAACCCGTTACTTGAGCCGCCATGACTTTTGGGTCAATGCCAAGCTCTTTAAGGGCTTCCATTTGCCTCTTCCCCCATACTAGCCTATTAGTGGATTAGCTTCAGTATCTCCTCGGTCGCAGGGAGTCTGGTGAAGAGTAGCAGGAGCACAATCACCAGCACATAGATTACCAGAGACTCAATAATTGCAAGACCGATAATCATTGCAAGCTGAATCTTTCCGGCTGCCTCAGGCTGACGGGCAATTCCCTCAAGCGCCGAACTTGCTGCCCTACCTTGAGCCATTGCTGCAGAAAGGACGGCGATAGGCAGTCCCAGCCCGATCGCTAGAACCATTGCCACGAAGTAACTCACTAAACACTCCTCCTTTGCGTAAAACGAGTTTTTGTACCAAAAGGCGTTTTAATGCTCTTCACTTCCAGCAATTGCCATCGCAATATACGTGGCAGAAAGCATTGTAAACACAAGTGCCTGGATAAAAGATGTAAAAATAGCAAAT from Armatimonadota bacterium encodes:
- a CDS encoding F0F1 ATP synthase subunit epsilon; this encodes MPQKTFKLEIATPERVVLQVDAVSLVVPGIEGSLGILADHAPLVAELDIGEAVVHQQDGNVMRLAVSGGFIEVRKNIVRILADSAERAEEIDVARAEAAKRRAEERLKERARGVDYARAEAALKRALTRLKVARGG
- a CDS encoding transglutaminase-like domain-containing protein, whose translation is MAKVIIKAATVMVSAAIISHAPANGQQIPSETWMGIYLGDTKIGYARFAIDKAKFQGKEGYKLESTSFTRLLSLGEPVEIIMETTIYLNKEFAPIYQLFDMSSGGHTTKVTAKFSEKEVLAELLSEGEKSTKTIPIPKGSQLVGDSTFFPAMMKLKIGDKMTVKCFNPISLMLDDLQIEVLRKEELKLGDKVHDAFVVKNLTPLGEMTCWQDENGEVLKVTALMGMVMLREPQEVAQNIGGAYTPPADLAVMTSAPTTTDIPNPRQVRYMKVRLIGLSDKSLAISDKRQKVTYASGEKPSAEYEIASSDFVPANAPNLPIQNPNLEKYLGDSPYVQPTNSEIRQTAKDIIGNEKNAYLAAARLRSWVHANMQSKGNIGIVRSSLDVLHTKTGVCRDYAILYAALARAVGIPTKLVAGLVHWKGGFFYHAWAESYVGEWIPIDPTLPSDFVDATHIKLAEGDTGAMFDTVKTMGSLKAEILEFK
- a CDS encoding diguanylate cyclase produces the protein MLTSVIFSIMLASIFSAIIFRPITQFVSRLHAVVKGGLARFTDDHRCDEIGQVASAFNEILRLLEHKEEMLSQINLDYLTGLYNHGYFQARLQEEIDHAKQQSDELALLMLDIDRFKLINDSLGHMAGDDILRQIAGLIKRNLHEKDIAARYGGEEFAIILPGEGLLGALKTAERIRKAVSAHAFKLTKELIGDAENQAISLTVSIGIAVYPHHSQEKMGLIMAADSALYQAKRLGRDRICAYKAGSGMRASDPSHVSMFLQDPTGSAIKVLAAAIDARDPYTRNHSENVSRYALLIGKHFGLDNEQLELLHMAARLHDIGKIGVPDCVLEKPASLTEDELKLVRAHPQLGGSIIRGSQNLDLILPGILYHHERYDGTGYPSGLAQEEIPLFARIIAVADAFDALTSNRPYRKGFSISKAIEVLKNNSGTQFDPKVVEAFLNELSTEGFEEESQDKAA
- a CDS encoding PDC sensor domain-containing protein, whose product is MRKIGIQKAKASGQSSWRWKLCALVACLVILVGTSGICAFYYYARQTLFDEICERPAFFASSIALQINAEELELLRERGDEDTQAYRQTKKLLVRFRAANPEVRRIYILHPSKNLEIWKFLVGTEQDPKLVRHIGDNFDASQLPELREALLRPSSVAKVKHAPWGNWISGYAPILDGSGQLVGVVGVEMSASQLESELAQMRRMGAFFC
- the cdaA gene encoding diadenylate cyclase CdaA, translating into MNVGLIILPWRFFSVDYIWPVVDVIVVAFVIYKLMMLVKGTRAWQIMWGLGIFFLLVFISDYLHLRALNWILRVFVPLGPVALVILFFPELRHALEEIGRLKFLGHGFHALGREDIMDFVDQLSKAIAEMSRTKTGALIVIERDVGLDNIIATGNKLDSAVSAELLKTIFHPGSPLHDGAVIIRGNRIVAASCTLPLSDNPRFGTMIHTRHKAALGVAEESDAIVLVVSEETGTISYAAEGELLRGLSPEQVRAKLIEAFQLTPEDERRFRLGRTVSNAFLKVRIGSTPGERRNP
- a CDS encoding glycosyltransferase family 39 protein, translated to MKNLREKLKWHYIWVLRGALLLTIALIIIVRIRFLGVPLERDEGEYAYMAQLMLDGVLPYLLAYSMKLPGIYVVYALIMLLFGQTIAGIHLGLLGVNVATIILIYFVGKRLMGECAGVISGISFAMFSISPWIQSLWANSEHFVILPAVGGLLLLLKAYTKGRPSMFFLSGLLFGFAIIVKQHGMFFAIFAILYTFYLRLSNRSVVLPRLLNAEGLLAVGVAVPYVVTCAILLAVGVFEKFWFWTVKYASEYTSLTTLPFGIENFNLTAEVIGVPVLPLWFLSAFGLTAFIWDRKSREHAAFLVGLLVFSFLAGCPGLYFRQHYFILLLPAASLFVARSVVSINRVLRESKVPSLGFIPVIIFIFASNYGLYTQEDLLFKTDGRMLCRAVYGHSPFPESIEIAKYIRRHTTERDRIVVFGSEPQIPFYAHRRSAVPYIYTYPLMGVQKYAVEMCSVT